One genomic region from Persephonella sp. encodes:
- a CDS encoding nucleotidyl transferase AbiEii/AbiGii toxin family protein yields MDFKEGLKIAVSILEKSGISKGDWTFGGGTALMLYFNHRKSKDIDIFFHNPQFITMLTPRLNDYTSSITDRYTEQSNFLKLYFDDFEIDFIVAPNLTGLKPELKELNGIEIYVDHPVEIIAKKIYYRPYDIKIRDVIDLAVVYQHFPEMISIFKKRKIKPDINEIRLSIERLKKADVKETLKELSLNKPITEEEFKKYLSVFMDFIKRIEEDDAC; encoded by the coding sequence ATGGATTTTAAGGAAGGTTTAAAAATAGCTGTTTCAATTCTGGAAAAATCAGGAATTTCTAAAGGGGACTGGACATTTGGTGGAGGAACAGCATTAATGCTTTATTTCAATCATAGAAAAAGCAAAGATATAGATATATTTTTTCATAATCCACAGTTTATAACTATGCTAACTCCAAGATTGAATGACTACACTTCCTCTATTACAGATAGATATACTGAGCAGTCAAACTTTTTGAAACTGTATTTTGATGATTTTGAGATTGATTTTATAGTTGCACCAAACCTGACAGGTTTAAAGCCAGAACTGAAAGAATTAAATGGAATAGAGATTTATGTAGATCATCCTGTAGAGATAATTGCGAAAAAAATTTATTACAGACCTTACGATATAAAGATCAGGGATGTAATAGATTTAGCAGTCGTGTATCAACACTTTCCAGAAATGATCAGCATATTTAAAAAAAGAAAAATCAAACCTGATATAAATGAGATAAGATTAAGTATAGAAAGGCTTAAGAAAGCAGATGTTAAAGAAACACTAAAAGAACTATCATTGAATAAACCTATTACTGAGGAAGAATTTAAAAAGTATCTTTCAGTATTTATGGATTTTATAAAAAGGATAGAGGAAGATGACGCCTGTTGA